A region of Pseudomonas putida DNA encodes the following proteins:
- a CDS encoding phosphate ABC transporter substrate-binding/OmpA family protein, translated as MPRLLLLLLAVLPLSALAEFAHLRVQGSNTIGAALLPALVQAQLRSQQATAIEQAPGVHANETVITARDVRGQPLRIDIAAHGSSTGFAALGRGEADLAAASRPINDAEVKQLRALGDLRAASAEQVIGLDGVAVIVHPDNPLPQLTTQQLAQIFSGQVQRWDALGIAGGVIHLYARDDRSGTFETFKALVLDPHRGELSAQAQRFESSDELAERVSADRQAIGFSSLAAVHGAKVLAVAEGDAAAMLPQRSQVASEDYPLSRRLYFYLPANAKPQARALAEFAQSPAGQAIVAQLGFVSQQVKAQPVPPQADMPPRYRTLAQHAQRLSVNFRFQEGSASLDNKALRDVQRVAEYLRQAGKLHSKVVLVGFGDPKETPGRAALLSRLRALAVRRELARDGVDVLEVTGMGDELPVAGNDQQQGRLRNRRVEVWVY; from the coding sequence ATGCCCCGCCTGCTGCTCCTTCTGCTTGCCGTGCTACCGTTATCGGCCCTGGCCGAGTTCGCGCACTTGCGCGTGCAGGGCTCCAATACCATCGGTGCCGCTCTGCTACCCGCCCTGGTTCAGGCGCAATTGCGCTCGCAGCAGGCAACTGCCATCGAACAGGCGCCCGGTGTGCACGCCAACGAAACCGTCATCACCGCCCGCGACGTTCGCGGGCAACCGTTGCGTATCGACATCGCCGCCCACGGTTCCAGCACCGGCTTCGCGGCGTTGGGCCGGGGCGAGGCCGACCTGGCTGCCGCTTCGAGGCCGATCAACGACGCGGAAGTCAAGCAACTGCGGGCCCTTGGCGATTTGCGCGCAGCCAGCGCCGAACAGGTCATCGGCCTTGATGGCGTGGCGGTGATTGTCCACCCCGACAACCCGCTGCCGCAACTGACCACCCAACAACTGGCGCAGATTTTTTCGGGGCAGGTCCAGCGATGGGACGCGTTGGGCATTGCGGGCGGCGTGATTCACCTGTACGCCCGCGACGATCGCTCCGGCACCTTCGAGACTTTCAAGGCACTGGTGCTCGACCCTCATCGAGGCGAGCTGTCGGCCCAGGCCCAGCGCTTCGAGTCCAGTGACGAACTTGCCGAACGGGTCAGCGCCGACCGCCAGGCTATTGGCTTCAGCAGCCTGGCAGCGGTGCATGGGGCCAAGGTGCTGGCGGTAGCCGAGGGGGATGCAGCGGCCATGCTGCCGCAGCGTTCGCAGGTGGCCAGCGAGGACTACCCGCTGTCGCGCCGCCTGTACTTCTACCTGCCAGCCAATGCCAAGCCCCAGGCCAGGGCCCTGGCAGAATTCGCCCAGAGCCCTGCCGGCCAGGCCATCGTCGCCCAGCTGGGCTTCGTCTCGCAGCAGGTCAAGGCCCAGCCTGTCCCCCCCCAGGCCGATATGCCGCCGCGCTACCGCACGCTGGCCCAGCACGCGCAGCGGCTGAGCGTCAACTTTCGCTTTCAGGAAGGCAGCGCCAGCCTCGACAACAAGGCCTTGCGCGATGTACAGCGGGTGGCCGAGTACCTGCGCCAGGCCGGCAAGTTGCACAGCAAGGTGGTGCTGGTGGGCTTTGGTGACCCCAAGGAAACACCGGGGCGCGCGGCGCTGCTTTCACGCCTGCGAGCGCTGGCGGTGCGCCGCGAGCTGGCACGCGATGGCGTGGACGTGCTGGAGGTGACCGGGATGGGCGATGAGCTGCCGGTGGCAGGCAATGACCAGCAACAAGGGCGCTTGCGCAATCGGCGGGTGGAAGTGTGGGTGTATTGA
- a CDS encoding ABC transporter ATP-binding protein yields the protein MSAVIKDNAHNQTLVSLRGLNKHYGDFTAVDNLALEIQDGEFLTFLGSSGSGKSTTLSMLAGFETPSSGEILVEGQSLVNVPPHKRDIGMVFQRYSLFPHLNVRDNIAFPLAIRKLGAAEINKRVDAMLKLVQLEKFAHRKPSQMSGGQQQRVAIARALVYEPRILLMDEPLGALDKKLREDLQDELRQLHRRLGITIVYVTHDQEEAMRLSQRIAIFSHGKIVGLGSGYDLYQNPPNAFVASFLGNSNFLRIKASSNGAGSFEGQPVAIRLTAGLAADQQALIMVRPEKALALTAAQAAAQPLPAGWNEVRAKVAEVLFLGESQTCHVVTAGGTEMTVKALSAAGMPMQPGDTVSVRWAVADACIYTEWAESDLSKSAGAH from the coding sequence ATGAGTGCAGTGATCAAAGACAACGCGCACAACCAGACCCTGGTCAGCCTGCGCGGCCTGAACAAGCACTACGGCGACTTCACCGCCGTGGACAACCTGGCCCTCGAGATCCAGGACGGCGAGTTCCTCACCTTCCTCGGCTCCAGCGGTTCGGGCAAGTCCACCACCCTGTCGATGCTGGCCGGTTTCGAAACCCCGAGCAGCGGCGAGATTCTGGTCGAGGGCCAGTCGCTGGTGAACGTACCGCCGCACAAGCGTGATATCGGCATGGTGTTCCAGCGCTACTCGCTGTTCCCGCACCTGAACGTGCGCGACAACATCGCCTTCCCACTGGCCATCCGCAAGCTCGGCGCCGCCGAGATCAACAAGCGCGTCGACGCCATGCTCAAGCTGGTGCAACTGGAAAAATTCGCCCACCGCAAGCCCTCGCAAATGTCGGGTGGCCAACAGCAACGCGTGGCGATCGCCCGGGCGCTGGTCTACGAGCCACGCATTCTGCTGATGGACGAACCCCTCGGCGCCTTGGACAAGAAGCTGCGTGAAGACCTGCAGGATGAACTGCGCCAGCTGCACCGGCGCTTGGGGATCACCATCGTCTACGTGACCCACGACCAGGAAGAAGCCATGCGCCTGTCCCAGCGCATCGCCATCTTCAGCCACGGCAAGATCGTTGGGCTGGGCAGCGGTTACGACCTTTATCAGAACCCGCCGAACGCATTCGTCGCCTCGTTCCTGGGCAACTCAAACTTCCTGCGGATCAAGGCCAGCAGCAATGGTGCGGGCAGTTTCGAGGGCCAGCCGGTGGCAATCCGCCTGACCGCAGGCTTGGCTGCCGACCAGCAGGCGCTGATCATGGTGCGCCCGGAAAAGGCCCTGGCACTGACCGCTGCCCAGGCGGCGGCACAACCCCTGCCAGCCGGTTGGAACGAAGTCCGTGCCAAGGTGGCCGAGGTGCTGTTCCTGGGTGAAAGCCAGACGTGCCACGTGGTCACCGCAGGCGGTACCGAGATGACCGTGAAGGCGCTGTCTGCGGCAGGCATGCCGATGCAGCCGGGGGATACCGTGAGCGTGCGCTGGGCGGTGGCCGATGCGTGTATCTATACCGAGTGGGCGGAGAGTGACCTGAGCAAGTCGGCAGGGGCGCACTGA
- a CDS encoding ABC transporter permease, translating into MLLSPNAMGRPLRTGLYLTTGVIAAFLLLPVVFIVLLSFGSSQWLVFPPPGWTFKWYGQFFSNPEWMDAALASLKVAVLTTVAAVLLGLPTAFALVRGRFPGREMLYGLFTMPMIVPLVIIAVAVYALFLKLGYTGTLFAFVVSHVIVALPFTIISIINSLKLFDQSIEDAAVICGASRLQAIFKVTFPAIRPGMIAGGLFAFLVSWDEVVLSVMMASPDLQTLPVKMWTTLRQDLSPVIAVASTLLIGLSLLVMIIAAALRRRTEVNA; encoded by the coding sequence ATGCTCCTGTCACCCAATGCCATGGGCCGCCCGCTGCGTACCGGCCTGTACCTGACCACCGGGGTCATCGCCGCCTTCCTGCTGCTGCCGGTGGTGTTCATCGTGCTGCTGTCGTTCGGCTCCTCCCAGTGGCTGGTGTTCCCGCCACCGGGCTGGACCTTCAAATGGTACGGCCAGTTCTTCTCCAACCCCGAGTGGATGGATGCGGCCCTGGCCAGCCTCAAAGTCGCCGTGCTCACCACAGTCGCCGCGGTACTGCTGGGCCTGCCCACCGCATTTGCCCTGGTGCGCGGCCGCTTCCCCGGCCGCGAGATGCTCTACGGCCTGTTCACCATGCCGATGATCGTGCCGTTGGTGATCATCGCCGTGGCGGTGTACGCGCTGTTTCTCAAGCTTGGCTACACCGGCACGCTGTTCGCGTTCGTGGTCAGCCACGTGATCGTCGCCCTGCCCTTCACCATCATCTCGATCATCAACTCGCTCAAGCTGTTCGACCAGTCGATCGAAGACGCCGCGGTCATCTGCGGGGCCTCGCGCCTGCAGGCGATCTTCAAGGTGACCTTCCCAGCCATCCGCCCCGGCATGATCGCCGGCGGCCTGTTCGCCTTCCTGGTGTCGTGGGATGAAGTGGTGCTCAGCGTGATGATGGCCAGCCCCGACCTGCAGACCCTGCCGGTGAAGATGTGGACCACCTTGCGCCAGGACCTCAGCCCCGTGATAGCGGTGGCCTCGACCCTGCTGATCGGCCTGTCCCTGCTTGTGATGATTATTGCCGCCGCCCTGCGCCGGCGCACCGAAGTCAACGCCTGA
- a CDS encoding ABC transporter permease translates to MKVAINALHNAQGAPTGTGAPGTAPRRASLGQRWKGSRNLLPALLFLGLFFFAPLIGLLLRGVLEPVPGLGNYEQLFANSAYARVLFNTFSVAGVVTLISVLLGFPLAWAITLVPNGWGRWLLNIVLLSMWTSLLARTYSWLVLLQSSGVINKALMAMGIIDTPLEMVHNLTGVVIGMSYIMIPFIVLPLQATMHAIDPMVLQAGSICGASPWTNFWKVFLPLCRSGLFSGALMVFVMSLGYYVTPALLGGAQNMMLPEFIIQQVQSFLNWGLASAAAALLVLITLVLFYLYLKLQPESPVGNAR, encoded by the coding sequence ATGAAAGTCGCCATCAACGCCCTGCACAATGCGCAAGGTGCCCCGACGGGCACCGGCGCCCCGGGTACGGCCCCCCGCCGCGCAAGCCTGGGCCAACGCTGGAAAGGCAGCCGTAACCTGCTGCCTGCCCTGCTGTTCCTTGGCCTGTTCTTTTTCGCCCCGCTGATCGGCCTGTTGTTGCGTGGCGTGCTAGAGCCGGTGCCGGGCCTGGGCAACTACGAGCAGTTGTTCGCCAACTCGGCTTATGCACGGGTGCTGTTCAACACCTTCTCGGTCGCTGGCGTGGTCACCCTGATCAGCGTACTGCTGGGCTTCCCGCTGGCCTGGGCAATCACCCTGGTGCCCAACGGCTGGGGCCGCTGGTTGCTGAACATCGTGCTGCTGTCGATGTGGACCAGCCTGCTGGCACGCACCTACTCGTGGCTGGTGCTGCTGCAGAGTTCGGGGGTGATCAACAAGGCGTTGATGGCCATGGGTATCATCGATACCCCGCTGGAAATGGTGCACAACCTTACCGGCGTGGTGATCGGCATGAGTTACATCATGATCCCGTTCATCGTGCTGCCACTGCAGGCGACCATGCATGCCATCGACCCGATGGTGCTGCAAGCCGGGTCGATCTGTGGGGCCAGCCCATGGACCAATTTCTGGAAAGTGTTCCTGCCGCTGTGCCGCTCGGGGCTGTTCTCGGGGGCGTTGATGGTGTTCGTGATGTCGCTCGGTTACTACGTCACCCCGGCCCTGCTCGGTGGCGCGCAGAACATGATGCTGCCCGAATTCATCATCCAGCAGGTGCAGTCGTTCCTCAACTGGGGCCTGGCCAGCGCCGCCGCCGCACTGCTGGTGCTCATCACCCTGGTGCTCTTCTATTTGTACCTGAAGCTGCAGCCGGAATCCCCGGTCGGCAACGCGAGGTAA
- a CDS encoding polyamine ABC transporter substrate-binding protein, which yields MLLSKRVTAVLSASLLTLACQAAQAADSLNFVSWGGTTQDAQKEAWAVPFSKSTNIKVVQDGPTDYGKLKAMVESGNVQWDVVDVEADFALRAASEGLLEPLDFNTIQRDKIDPRFVSDHGVGSFFFSFVLGYNEGKLGANKPVDWTALFDTKTYPGKRALYKWPSPGVLELALLADGVAPDKLYPLDLDRAFKKLDTIKKDIVWWGGGAQSQQLLASGEASLGQFWNGRVYALQQDGAPVGVSWKQNLVMADFLVIPKGAKNKDAAMKFLANASSAEGQAEFANKTAYAPVNVDSVAKLDKDLAQNLPTAYAQDQVTLDFAYWAKNGQAIAARWNEWLVK from the coding sequence ATGCTGTTGAGCAAACGTGTAACCGCAGTGCTGTCCGCCAGCCTGCTGACCCTGGCATGTCAGGCCGCACAGGCCGCCGACAGCCTGAACTTCGTCAGCTGGGGCGGGACCACCCAGGACGCCCAGAAAGAAGCATGGGCCGTACCCTTCAGCAAATCGACCAACATCAAAGTCGTCCAGGACGGCCCAACCGACTACGGCAAGCTCAAGGCCATGGTCGAGAGCGGCAATGTGCAGTGGGACGTGGTCGATGTCGAAGCCGACTTCGCCCTGCGCGCCGCCAGCGAAGGCTTGCTCGAACCCCTCGACTTCAACACCATCCAACGCGACAAGATCGACCCGCGCTTCGTCTCCGACCATGGCGTCGGCTCGTTCTTCTTCTCGTTCGTGCTGGGCTACAACGAAGGCAAGCTCGGCGCCAACAAGCCGGTGGACTGGACCGCGCTGTTCGACACCAAGACCTACCCTGGCAAACGTGCCCTGTACAAGTGGCCGAGCCCCGGCGTGCTGGAACTGGCCCTGCTGGCCGACGGCGTCGCGCCCGACAAGCTCTACCCGCTGGACCTGGACCGCGCCTTCAAGAAGCTCGACACCATCAAGAAAGACATCGTCTGGTGGGGCGGTGGCGCCCAGTCGCAGCAACTGCTGGCCTCGGGTGAAGCCTCGCTCGGGCAGTTCTGGAACGGCCGCGTCTACGCCCTGCAGCAAGACGGTGCGCCGGTTGGCGTGAGCTGGAAGCAGAACCTGGTCATGGCCGATTTCCTGGTCATCCCCAAAGGCGCCAAGAACAAGGACGCGGCCATGAAGTTCCTGGCCAACGCCAGCAGCGCCGAAGGCCAGGCCGAATTCGCCAACAAGACCGCCTACGCGCCGGTGAACGTCGACAGCGTGGCCAAGCTTGATAAAGACCTCGCGCAAAACCTGCCGACAGCCTACGCCCAGGATCAGGTCACGCTGGACTTCGCCTACTGGGCGAAGAACGGTCAGGCCATCGCCGCGCGCTGGAATGAGTGGTTGGTCAAATGA
- the ribBA gene encoding bifunctional 3,4-dihydroxy-2-butanone-4-phosphate synthase/GTP cyclohydrolase II: MAFNSIEELLEDYRQGKMVLLVDDEDRENEGDLLIAAERCDAQAINFMAREARGLICLTLTDDHCQRLGLEQMVPANGSVFSTAFTVSIEAATGVTTGISAADRARTVAAAMAPNARPEDVVQPGHIFPLRAREGGVLNRAGHTEAGCDLARLAGFTPASVIVEVLNDDGTMARRPDLEIFAARHGIKIGTIADLIHYRLSTEQTLKRIGERELPTVHGTFRLVTYEDRIEGGVHMAMVMGDIRREQPTLVRVHVIDPLRDLVGAEYAGPANWTLWAALQKVAEEGTGVVVILANHESSQALLERVPQLTQPVRPYQRGQSKVYSEVGTGAQILQDLGVGKLRHLGPPLKYAGLAGYELEVVQSIPFEPVTVS; this comes from the coding sequence ATGGCTTTCAACAGCATCGAAGAACTCCTTGAGGACTACCGGCAAGGCAAGATGGTCCTGCTGGTGGACGACGAAGATCGGGAAAACGAAGGCGACCTGCTGATCGCCGCCGAACGCTGTGACGCCCAGGCCATCAACTTCATGGCCCGTGAGGCGCGTGGCCTGATCTGCCTGACGCTGACCGACGATCATTGCCAGCGGCTGGGCCTGGAGCAGATGGTCCCGGCCAACGGCAGCGTGTTCAGCACGGCCTTCACCGTGTCGATCGAAGCGGCCACCGGCGTCACCACCGGCATTTCCGCCGCCGATCGAGCGCGCACCGTGGCGGCGGCCATGGCGCCGAACGCGCGGCCTGAAGACGTGGTGCAGCCAGGGCATATCTTCCCCCTGCGCGCCCGCGAAGGCGGCGTGCTGAACCGCGCCGGCCACACCGAAGCCGGGTGCGACCTGGCGCGCTTGGCTGGCTTCACACCGGCCTCAGTGATCGTCGAAGTGCTCAATGACGACGGCACCATGGCGCGCCGCCCGGACCTGGAAATATTCGCCGCCAGGCACGGCATCAAGATCGGCACCATTGCCGACCTCATTCACTACCGCCTGAGCACCGAGCAGACCCTCAAACGCATCGGCGAACGCGAACTGCCCACCGTGCACGGCACCTTCCGCCTGGTCACCTACGAAGACCGCATCGAAGGTGGCGTGCACATGGCCATGGTCATGGGCGACATCCGCCGCGAGCAACCCACCCTGGTGCGTGTGCATGTGATCGACCCACTGCGCGACCTGGTCGGCGCCGAATATGCAGGGCCGGCCAACTGGACGCTGTGGGCGGCGCTGCAGAAGGTCGCCGAAGAAGGCACTGGCGTGGTGGTGATCCTGGCCAACCACGAATCTTCGCAGGCGTTACTTGAACGGGTGCCGCAGCTGACCCAGCCGGTGCGGCCTTACCAGCGCGGGCAGTCGAAGGTGTATTCGGAAGTCGGGACTGGTGCACAGATTCTGCAGGATCTGGGCGTGGGCAAGTTGCGCCACCTGGGGCCGCCGCTGAAGTATGCGGGGCTGGCGGGGTATGAGCTGGAGGTGGTGCAGAGCATACCGTTCGAGCCGGTGACGGTCAGCTGA
- a CDS encoding DUF1330 domain-containing protein — MKAYWIAHVDVTDPEQYQQYTQRAPAAFAAFGGRFLARGGRSEAMEGRPTPQRSVVIAFDSYEQAVACYRSALYQEACSHRQGVAKAEVIIVEGIEF, encoded by the coding sequence ATGAAAGCGTATTGGATCGCCCACGTGGACGTGACTGACCCTGAGCAGTACCAGCAGTACACCCAGCGGGCGCCTGCCGCCTTTGCTGCGTTTGGCGGGCGGTTTCTGGCTCGGGGTGGGCGTAGCGAGGCGATGGAAGGGCGGCCGACGCCGCAGCGCAGTGTGGTGATCGCGTTCGATTCGTATGAGCAGGCGGTGGCTTGTTATCGGTCCGCGCTGTACCAAGAAGCGTGCAGCCATCGCCAGGGTGTGGCGAAGGCTGAGGTGATCATCGTCGAAGGGATCGAGTTTTGA
- a CDS encoding DJ-1/PfpI family protein: MSRIGLVLTPGFADWEYAFIAGTASPFYGIDVRFFAPVPGQFHSQGGLAVTVDSGLQQCLEWKPYAVVIVGGMGWEQPQAPDIGDFLRASRFAGATIAGICGGTLALARAGLLDTTPHTSNSADYLKQNAAHYKGEALYQSGTRAKAADRIITAPGTAPVSFTCEVFAAVGLSPEHVLQLRSMLAAEHE; encoded by the coding sequence ATGTCACGCATAGGTTTGGTACTGACACCCGGTTTTGCTGATTGGGAATATGCTTTCATAGCAGGAACCGCATCACCGTTTTACGGCATTGATGTCCGTTTTTTTGCCCCTGTTCCGGGGCAGTTCCACTCGCAGGGCGGGCTGGCGGTCACGGTGGACAGTGGTTTGCAACAGTGTTTGGAATGGAAGCCATATGCAGTCGTCATTGTTGGCGGCATGGGCTGGGAACAGCCGCAAGCACCGGACATTGGCGACTTTCTTCGAGCTAGCCGGTTCGCGGGGGCGACAATCGCTGGAATATGTGGGGGCACGTTGGCACTGGCGAGGGCAGGCCTTCTCGATACAACACCGCATACCTCGAACAGTGCTGATTACCTGAAACAGAATGCCGCCCACTATAAAGGGGAGGCGCTTTACCAGAGCGGTACACGCGCCAAGGCTGCGGATCGAATCATCACGGCACCCGGTACTGCACCTGTTAGTTTCACCTGCGAAGTGTTTGCAGCGGTGGGGCTATCGCCAGAGCATGTTCTTCAATTGCGGTCCATGCTGGCAGCTGAGCATGAATAA
- a CDS encoding MbtH family protein: protein MTSVFDRDDIQFQVVVNHEEQYSIWPDYKAIPTGWRAVGKSGLKKDCLAYIDEVWTDMRPLSLRQKMAEAAAQ from the coding sequence ATGACTTCCGTTTTCGACCGCGACGATATCCAGTTCCAGGTAGTGGTCAACCACGAAGAGCAATACTCGATCTGGCCCGACTACAAGGCAATCCCCACTGGCTGGCGTGCGGTAGGCAAGAGCGGCCTGAAGAAAGACTGCCTGGCCTACATCGACGAGGTCTGGACCGACATGCGCCCGCTGAGCCTGCGCCAGAAGATGGCCGAAGCTGCAGCCCAGTGA
- a CDS encoding thioesterase II family protein, translating to MTALNLLCLPYSGASAMVYSRWRRKLPAWLQVRPVELPGRGARMAEPLQTDMQALARQLAAEQRLAASAPYALLGHSLGALLAFELAHELQALGCPPPLALFACGTAAPTRREDYDGKNWREPKRDDELISELRELNGTPEEVLGNAELMSLTLPILRADFLLCGRYAYRQRPALQCPLHVLGGEDDRASEEQLLAWRKETLGDFSLEVFPGSHFFIHEHEDRVLGVLAASLEPHRLSA from the coding sequence GTGACAGCGCTGAACCTGCTGTGCCTGCCGTATTCCGGGGCCAGCGCCATGGTCTATAGCCGCTGGCGGCGCAAGCTGCCGGCCTGGCTGCAGGTGCGGCCCGTGGAACTGCCCGGGCGCGGCGCGCGTATGGCGGAGCCGCTACAGACCGACATGCAGGCGCTTGCCCGGCAATTGGCGGCCGAGCAGCGCTTGGCGGCTAGCGCGCCTTATGCATTGCTCGGCCATAGCCTGGGCGCGCTGCTGGCCTTCGAGCTGGCCCATGAGCTGCAGGCGCTGGGTTGCCCGCCGCCGCTGGCGTTGTTCGCCTGCGGCACCGCTGCACCCACCCGGCGTGAAGACTACGACGGCAAGAACTGGCGCGAGCCCAAGCGCGACGATGAGCTGATCAGCGAGTTGCGCGAGCTCAACGGCACGCCAGAGGAAGTGCTGGGCAACGCCGAGCTGATGAGCCTGACCTTGCCGATCCTGCGCGCTGACTTCTTGCTGTGCGGCCGTTACGCCTACCGTCAGCGGCCAGCGTTGCAGTGCCCACTGCACGTGCTGGGCGGCGAAGATGATCGGGCCAGCGAGGAGCAACTGCTGGCCTGGCGCAAGGAAACCCTGGGCGACTTTTCGTTGGAAGTGTTCCCCGGCAGCCATTTCTTCATCCACGAACACGAAGACCGCGTGCTCGGCGTGCTGGCTGCGTCGCTTGAGCCGCATCGGCTTTCTGCCTGA
- a CDS encoding hydrolase, with translation MLIDPHKATLLVVDIQEKLIGAMSDPEGTRARARWLLAATADLELPTVISEQYPKGLGHTVAALLAAAPAAEVVEKTHFSCVAAECLPASLMARDQVIVCGMETHVCVLQTVLGLLALGKQVFVVEDACDSRTTASKAAGLARMRAAGAHIVTREMVLFELMGSASHPQFRHISKTYLVGEQP, from the coding sequence ATGCTGATCGATCCACACAAGGCCACGTTGCTGGTCGTCGACATCCAGGAAAAACTCATCGGCGCCATGAGCGACCCCGAAGGCACACGTGCCCGGGCGCGCTGGTTGTTGGCGGCGACTGCCGATCTGGAACTGCCGACGGTTATTTCCGAGCAGTATCCCAAGGGGCTTGGCCATACCGTTGCAGCGCTCCTTGCGGCGGCGCCCGCTGCCGAAGTGGTGGAAAAAACCCATTTCTCCTGTGTGGCCGCCGAGTGCCTGCCGGCCAGCCTGATGGCACGTGATCAGGTGATCGTCTGTGGCATGGAAACCCACGTCTGCGTCTTGCAAACTGTGCTCGGCCTGCTGGCGTTGGGTAAGCAGGTGTTCGTGGTCGAAGATGCCTGCGACAGCCGCACTACGGCGAGCAAGGCCGCAGGGCTGGCACGCATGCGGGCAGCAGGGGCGCACATCGTGACCCGCGAGATGGTGCTGTTCGAGCTGATGGGCAGCGCTAGCCACCCGCAGTTCCGCCATATCAGCAAGACCTACCTGGTCGGTGAGCAGCCCTGA
- a CDS encoding DUF1615 domain-containing protein, whose amino-acid sequence MNARLLAAALTALALLQGCAGRLEEEPEADPAKVRAQLLRLLPAQAKDRTGWAKDIQQAFEAQRIAPSKSNLCAVLAVTEQESTFNADPQVPNLGRIAREEIDRRAARLHIPRLLVDGALKTPSGNGQTYQQRLQGVRSEKQLSALFDEVIARLPLGKTLLGGLNPVHTGGPMQVSIEFAEKHAKDYPYSYDGTIRQEVFSRRGGMYFGIAHLLGYPVHYDRQLYRFADFNAGWYASRNAAFQAALSKVAGADLALDGDLIAPGAIMPGTTELAARKLGLKLGLRNPQIRSQLESGDSLAFEDSKLYRGVFELADAAAGKPVARAVLPGIELKSPKITRKLTTAWFAGRVDERYQRCMRR is encoded by the coding sequence CTGAACGCTCGGTTACTGGCGGCGGCGCTGACGGCCCTGGCGCTGCTGCAAGGCTGCGCTGGGCGTCTTGAAGAAGAACCTGAAGCAGACCCTGCCAAGGTGCGCGCCCAGCTGTTGCGGTTGTTGCCCGCCCAGGCCAAGGACCGTACAGGTTGGGCCAAGGACATTCAGCAGGCCTTCGAAGCCCAGCGTATTGCGCCCAGCAAGAGCAACCTGTGTGCGGTACTGGCGGTGACTGAGCAGGAGTCGACCTTCAACGCCGACCCGCAGGTACCCAACCTCGGGCGCATCGCCCGCGAAGAAATCGACCGCCGCGCCGCGCGCCTGCACATCCCCCGCTTGCTGGTGGATGGCGCGCTGAAAACGCCCTCCGGCAACGGCCAGACCTATCAGCAACGGCTGCAAGGGGTGCGCAGCGAGAAGCAACTGAGCGCGCTGTTCGACGAAGTCATCGCCCGCCTGCCACTGGGCAAGACATTGCTCGGCGGGCTTAACCCGGTGCACACCGGCGGGCCGATGCAAGTGAGCATCGAGTTCGCCGAAAAGCATGCCAAGGACTACCCCTACAGCTATGACGGCACGATCCGCCAGGAAGTGTTCAGCCGCCGTGGCGGCATGTATTTCGGCATCGCCCACCTGCTGGGCTACCCAGTGCATTATGATCGCCAGCTGTACCGCTTCGCGGATTTCAACGCAGGCTGGTACGCCAGCCGCAATGCGGCATTCCAGGCGGCGCTGAGCAAGGTGGCGGGTGCTGACCTGGCGCTGGACGGTGACCTGATTGCCCCCGGCGCGATCATGCCCGGTACCACTGAGCTTGCAGCGCGCAAGCTGGGGCTGAAGCTGGGTTTGCGCAACCCGCAGATTCGCAGCCAGCTGGAATCGGGTGACAGCCTGGCCTTTGAAGACAGCAAGCTGTACCGCGGTGTGTTCGAGCTGGCGGATGCGGCGGCTGGCAAACCGGTCGCGCGGGCGGTATTGCCGGGGATCGAGCTGAAGAGCCCGAAGATTACCCGCAAGCTGACCACCGCGTGGTTCGCAGGCCGGGTGGATGAGCGTTATCAGCGGTGCATGAGGCGCTGA